A single genomic interval of Natronolimnobius sp. AArcel1 harbors:
- a CDS encoding NADPH-dependent FMN reductase, whose product MSQSPSVLAVNGSLRADSYTRTALKYALEAAKQAGAETSLLDLREYDLPVYNPDIDDQGDGAEVKQIMRDADAIALGTPVYHGSYSGALKNFHDYCGWDEYEDTTVGLLATAGGGSYGSTLDHLRITVRGVHGWVLPHQVGIRSASSKLVDDPDAIDGRAFTEDALEDRTRKLGRMLTEYAFIDPDVTSPRTAVND is encoded by the coding sequence CAGTCCCCCTCCGTTCTCGCAGTCAACGGCAGCCTCCGTGCGGACAGTTACACGAGAACCGCGCTCAAATACGCACTCGAGGCGGCCAAGCAAGCCGGTGCGGAGACCTCACTCCTCGATTTGCGCGAGTACGATCTCCCAGTCTACAATCCGGATATCGACGACCAAGGCGACGGCGCAGAAGTCAAACAGATTATGCGAGACGCCGACGCCATCGCCCTCGGCACGCCCGTCTATCATGGCTCCTATTCGGGCGCGCTGAAGAATTTCCACGACTACTGCGGCTGGGACGAGTACGAAGACACCACTGTCGGCCTGCTCGCAACCGCCGGCGGCGGCAGCTACGGCTCAACGCTCGATCACCTCCGGATTACGGTTCGCGGCGTCCACGGCTGGGTGCTCCCCCACCAGGTCGGCATCCGCAGCGCCTCGAGCAAACTCGTTGACGATCCTGACGCTATCGACGGTCGTGCGTTCACCGAGGACGCTCTCGAGGACCGAACGCGAAAGCTCGGCCGAATGCTTACCGAGTACGCCTTCATCGACCCCGACGTAACTTCGCCGAGAACAGCAGTCAACGACTAA
- a CDS encoding GIY-YIG nuclease family protein — MADEHIVYILECADGTLYTGYTTDLERRVREHNAGEGAKYTRGRTPVEVRHHECYDTQSAAMSREYEIKQFTRAKKEQLLERPSSTDSGA; from the coding sequence ATGGCTGACGAGCACATTGTCTACATCCTCGAGTGTGCCGATGGAACCCTTTATACTGGCTATACAACTGACCTCGAGCGGCGAGTCCGCGAACACAACGCGGGTGAGGGGGCGAAGTACACGCGCGGGCGCACGCCAGTCGAAGTTCGCCACCACGAGTGCTACGACACACAATCGGCGGCGATGTCTCGCGAATACGAGATCAAACAGTTCACGCGCGCGAAAAAGGAACAACTGCTTGAGCGCCCCTCAAGTACCGACTCGGGCGCGTAG
- the larB gene encoding nickel pincer cofactor biosynthesis protein LarB: protein MRELLEAVADGSLSPAQAEAELNGYVTGEAGRFDAARQDRRGIPEAILAEGKSVEQVVALAETALETTDRALVTRVSDDQLTALESHVESPAVSFEQWGSSVRLCTDEYEQPSLEATVGIVTAGTVDGPVADEAEAVCVDSGATVDRVDDVGVAALDRTLDQVERFREADILIVAAGREGALPTVIAGLVDTPVIGVPVSSGYGYGGDGEAALSGMLQSCTVLSVVNIDAGFVAGAQAALLARMVSNARADGPQQQK from the coding sequence ATGCGCGAATTGCTCGAGGCCGTCGCTGACGGCTCGTTGTCCCCAGCACAGGCTGAAGCCGAACTCAACGGGTACGTCACGGGTGAGGCGGGCCGATTCGATGCGGCTCGCCAGGATCGGCGAGGGATTCCGGAGGCAATCCTGGCTGAGGGGAAGTCAGTCGAACAGGTCGTCGCTCTCGCTGAAACCGCCCTCGAGACGACTGACCGAGCACTTGTGACGCGAGTATCCGACGACCAACTCACAGCGCTCGAGTCTCACGTCGAGTCCCCAGCAGTCTCCTTTGAGCAGTGGGGGAGTTCGGTTCGACTGTGTACAGACGAGTACGAGCAGCCATCGCTCGAGGCGACGGTTGGGATCGTCACGGCGGGTACCGTCGATGGGCCGGTTGCAGACGAAGCGGAGGCGGTCTGTGTCGATTCGGGTGCGACGGTTGACCGCGTCGACGATGTTGGCGTTGCTGCGCTCGATCGCACGCTCGATCAGGTCGAACGATTTCGTGAGGCAGATATCTTGATCGTCGCCGCTGGTCGCGAGGGCGCACTCCCGACGGTCATCGCGGGACTCGTCGATACGCCAGTCATCGGCGTCCCAGTCTCGAGTGGGTACGGCTACGGTGGCGACGGCGAGGCTGCCCTTTCGGGCATGCTTCAGTCCTGTACCGTCCTGTCGGTGGTCAACATCGACGCTGGATTCGTCGCTGGTGCACAGGCTGCGCTACTCGCTCGCATGGTTTCCAACGCCCGAGCTGATGGACCACAACAGCAAAAATAA
- a CDS encoding DUF1931 family protein — protein MADLIVKAAVKEALDDKNVASDFYDALDEEVDELLEDAARRAEANDRKTVQPRDL, from the coding sequence ATGGCAGACCTTATCGTCAAAGCCGCCGTGAAGGAAGCGCTCGATGACAAGAACGTCGCCTCGGACTTCTATGACGCACTCGACGAGGAAGTCGACGAGCTGCTCGAAGACGCCGCCCGACGTGCCGAAGCAAACGACCGGAAGACGGTCCAGCCCCGCGACCTGTAA
- the fni gene encoding type 2 isopentenyl-diphosphate Delta-isomerase, which produces MPETSDRKDDHIRIIEEEDVETTGAGFADIDLVHEALPELHRDEIDTTTTLFGHELAAPIVIESMTGGHPNTTKINRALAEAAQETNIAMGVGSQRAGIELEDEALLESYTVVRDVAPDAFLYGNVGAAQLLEYDVDDVEQAVEMIDADAMAIHLNFLQEAVQPEGDVDARGCLEAIEHVAADLSVPVIVKETGNGISRETAERLADAGVNAIDVAGQGGTTWSGIESYRAAAVGADRQEAIGQLFRAWGVPTAVSTAEAASAHETVIASGGVRSGLDIAKAIALGAQAGGLAKPFLRPAGQGTDTVIDLIETLSLELRTAMFVTGSASIADLQNAEYVVCGRTNEYLEQR; this is translated from the coding sequence ATGCCTGAGACATCCGACAGGAAAGACGATCACATCCGCATCATCGAAGAGGAAGACGTCGAGACCACCGGCGCCGGGTTCGCCGATATCGACCTCGTTCACGAGGCACTGCCGGAACTTCATCGCGACGAAATCGACACAACGACCACGTTGTTCGGCCACGAACTGGCCGCCCCCATCGTCATCGAGAGCATGACTGGCGGCCACCCGAACACGACGAAAATCAATCGCGCGCTCGCCGAAGCCGCCCAGGAGACGAACATTGCCATGGGCGTCGGGAGCCAGCGCGCCGGGATCGAACTCGAGGATGAAGCCCTTCTCGAGTCCTACACCGTGGTCCGCGACGTCGCACCCGATGCGTTCCTCTATGGAAACGTCGGCGCAGCACAGTTGCTCGAGTACGACGTCGACGACGTCGAGCAAGCCGTCGAGATGATCGACGCAGACGCGATGGCGATTCATCTGAACTTCCTCCAGGAGGCCGTTCAGCCGGAGGGCGATGTCGACGCTCGAGGCTGCCTCGAGGCGATCGAACACGTTGCAGCCGACCTTTCGGTGCCAGTAATCGTCAAGGAGACGGGTAACGGCATCTCGCGGGAAACGGCGGAGCGACTCGCTGACGCTGGCGTCAACGCAATCGATGTCGCTGGCCAGGGCGGAACGACGTGGTCCGGAATCGAGTCGTACCGAGCGGCCGCCGTCGGTGCCGACCGGCAGGAAGCGATTGGCCAACTGTTTCGTGCGTGGGGCGTCCCAACCGCCGTCAGTACGGCTGAGGCGGCGTCGGCCCACGAGACAGTTATCGCGAGCGGTGGCGTTCGCTCTGGACTGGACATTGCGAAGGCAATCGCACTCGGTGCACAGGCGGGTGGCCTCGCGAAACCGTTCCTCCGCCCGGCAGGGCAGGGAACAGACACCGTTATCGATTTGATCGAGACGCTGTCGCTCGAGCTTCGGACGGCGATGTTTGTCACCGGCTCGGCATCGATTGCGGACTTACAGAACGCAGAGTACGTCGTCTGCGGTCGGACCAACGAGTATCTCGAGCAGCGATAG
- a CDS encoding DUF5518 domain-containing protein, with translation MSLFRSLRDRLSDESLRVAILIGLATVPITVVDSWESVTGEASALGGTVSGSALLLAGVVVGYYYHGRETSARRAGIWTGLAGSLATIIIFGANSATTIAGTSWPWIVVTLVGSLVTLAIGVGLAVFITALVAIGTDWVLTRLEREHRVVDPESGATAERGEGALGWWLSIVGYAILAPITFGSLLWFEPASDGAALVALLLLFPTVLLSVAAVIGLFVGVTAPRDARTEWFPRVWLYVGGPIGVGVLVYLFAAARGWGYPPGYAQYAFLAALWVAIVVYLVNKRRYQSNGFQRTTASS, from the coding sequence ATGTCCCTGTTTCGCTCTCTCCGCGACAGACTCAGTGACGAGTCACTGCGGGTCGCGATTCTCATCGGTTTGGCGACGGTCCCGATCACTGTCGTCGACTCTTGGGAGTCGGTCACCGGCGAGGCGTCTGCCCTCGGTGGCACCGTCTCAGGCAGTGCCCTGCTGCTCGCCGGAGTCGTCGTCGGCTACTACTATCACGGCCGCGAAACGAGCGCTCGACGGGCGGGCATTTGGACCGGGCTCGCCGGCTCGCTCGCGACGATCATCATCTTCGGCGCGAACTCGGCGACGACGATTGCCGGTACGTCCTGGCCGTGGATCGTGGTCACACTCGTGGGATCGCTCGTCACTCTCGCAATCGGCGTCGGACTCGCCGTCTTCATCACAGCCCTCGTCGCGATTGGCACGGACTGGGTACTGACACGACTCGAGCGAGAGCATCGCGTCGTCGATCCCGAATCGGGGGCAACCGCCGAACGAGGAGAGGGAGCGCTGGGCTGGTGGCTCTCGATTGTCGGCTACGCGATTCTGGCACCGATCACGTTCGGAAGTCTGCTCTGGTTCGAACCTGCAAGCGATGGTGCCGCGCTCGTCGCGCTGTTACTGCTGTTTCCAACAGTGCTTCTATCGGTCGCAGCCGTCATCGGCCTGTTCGTTGGCGTGACCGCGCCTCGAGATGCGCGCACGGAGTGGTTCCCACGCGTGTGGCTGTACGTCGGCGGGCCGATAGGCGTCGGCGTACTTGTCTACCTGTTCGCCGCCGCTCGCGGCTGGGGCTATCCACCGGGCTATGCCCAATACGCGTTTCTTGCAGCGCTGTGGGTCGCCATCGTCGTCTACCTCGTGAATAAGCGTCGCTACCAGTCGAACGGATTTCAACGTACCACCGCGTCGTCATAG
- the rpiA gene encoding ribose-5-phosphate isomerase RpiA, with amino-acid sequence MKTAGGTDAAKRRAGERAAEDVDNGDVVGLGTGSTTAYAIDAIGEAVSDGLEVRAIPTSFQSRQRALEAGIPLTSLDAVETVDIAIDGADQVVDDADSSGYGALIKGGGAAHTREKLVDAAAERFVVVADPSKLADRLERSVPVEVIPEAHTVVADHVQELGGEPTLRDAEHKDGPVVTDNGNLVLDCAFGPIGDPDELATQLSRIPGVLEHGLFVDLADVTYVGLEDGVETRVY; translated from the coding sequence ATGAAGACGGCAGGTGGCACCGACGCAGCGAAGCGACGGGCGGGCGAACGCGCAGCCGAAGACGTCGACAACGGCGACGTCGTCGGGCTTGGAACCGGGTCGACGACCGCCTACGCCATCGACGCCATCGGTGAAGCAGTCAGCGACGGCCTCGAGGTGCGTGCCATTCCGACCTCGTTTCAGTCACGCCAGCGCGCACTCGAGGCGGGGATTCCGTTGACGAGCCTCGATGCGGTCGAAACAGTGGATATCGCAATCGATGGCGCAGATCAGGTCGTCGACGACGCCGACTCGAGTGGCTACGGCGCGCTGATCAAAGGCGGCGGCGCAGCGCATACGCGTGAGAAACTCGTCGATGCCGCCGCCGAGCGGTTCGTCGTCGTCGCTGATCCCTCGAAACTCGCGGATCGACTCGAGCGGTCGGTGCCGGTCGAAGTCATCCCTGAGGCTCACACTGTCGTCGCTGACCACGTACAGGAGCTGGGCGGTGAGCCAACGCTGCGCGATGCCGAACACAAGGACGGCCCCGTTGTGACCGACAACGGGAATCTGGTGCTCGATTGTGCGTTCGGCCCGATTGGTGATCCGGACGAGCTGGCGACGCAGCTATCCAGAATTCCCGGCGTCCTCGAGCATGGTCTCTTTGTCGACCTCGCGGACGTGACCTACGTTGGCCTCGAGGACGGTGTCGAGACTCGAGTGTACTGA
- a CDS encoding DUF5788 family protein, translated as MDTAERRNLLERANRQSATIGQELPETITVGDDELPLEEFLIETRKVDGIPDEAKPLLHETRKELTNERKRLVQRLESAPIDREEGDEIVEAIAGIDRAANALRSLRRGRFGSESRSATLEDHERWLEFVDTIRR; from the coding sequence ATGGACACCGCGGAACGACGGAACCTCCTCGAGCGAGCCAACCGGCAGAGTGCGACTATCGGGCAGGAACTTCCCGAGACGATCACCGTTGGCGACGACGAACTCCCACTTGAAGAGTTCCTCATCGAGACGCGCAAGGTCGACGGTATCCCTGACGAGGCCAAACCGCTGCTGCACGAGACGCGAAAGGAACTCACGAACGAGCGCAAACGCCTCGTTCAGCGCCTCGAGTCGGCCCCAATCGACCGCGAGGAGGGCGACGAAATCGTCGAAGCAATCGCCGGCATCGACCGCGCCGCGAACGCCCTGCGGAGTCTCCGGCGCGGCCGATTCGGGTCTGAGTCTCGCTCGGCGACACTCGAGGATCACGAGCGCTGGCTCGAGTTCGTGGATACAATTCGTCGGTAA
- a CDS encoding S26 family signal peptidase, translating into MPESPPDTPPDESAPSIEDDGLVRWFLRTDDARVVAIRDIGQVVAVVALIGLLLFGISGVWPPMVAIESPSMEPNANTGDLVFVVDTERFVGDDPVEGTGVVPMTTGEDNGHEKFGQAGDVIIFAPDGDAHETPIIHRAHFWVDEGDDWVAQADPDIIGDTTCEQVSTCPAEHAGFITKGDATDGYDQHGNHASDVVKPDWITSKASFRIPWLGHVRLAFESLVSSVVVLSALSSSRVR; encoded by the coding sequence ATGCCCGAGTCCCCTCCCGATACGCCTCCCGACGAAAGCGCCCCTTCCATCGAGGACGACGGCCTCGTTCGCTGGTTTCTGCGGACTGATGACGCTCGCGTCGTTGCGATACGTGACATCGGCCAGGTTGTCGCAGTTGTGGCCCTCATCGGCCTGTTGCTGTTCGGGATCAGCGGTGTCTGGCCGCCGATGGTCGCCATCGAAAGCCCCAGCATGGAACCAAACGCGAACACTGGCGACCTCGTCTTCGTTGTCGACACCGAGCGCTTCGTCGGCGACGATCCGGTCGAGGGAACTGGCGTCGTTCCGATGACCACCGGCGAAGACAACGGCCACGAGAAATTCGGTCAGGCTGGCGACGTGATAATCTTCGCGCCCGACGGCGACGCCCACGAAACGCCGATCATCCACCGCGCACACTTCTGGGTCGATGAGGGTGACGACTGGGTTGCACAGGCCGATCCGGACATCATCGGCGACACGACCTGTGAGCAGGTCAGTACCTGTCCCGCAGAGCACGCCGGGTTCATCACGAAAGGCGACGCTACCGACGGCTACGACCAACACGGAAACCACGCCAGCGATGTCGTCAAACCCGACTGGATCACCAGCAAAGCCTCGTTCCGCATCCCATGGCTCGGCCACGTCCGCCTCGCGTTCGAGTCGCTCGTCTCGAGCGTCGTCGTCCTGTCCGCTCTCTCGAGTTCTCGAGTGCGTTGA
- a CDS encoding ABC transporter ATP-binding protein, whose protein sequence is MTSGAGGQSGPAAEPASNAESTGTGSAVTLENVRKTYQLGEPVHALDGVSLEIPRGSYTAIMGPSGSGKSTLMNLVGCLDTPTEGTVVVDGADVSQLSDRERTRLRGTTVGFVFQTFNLMPRLNALENVALPQLFQGIDRGERHDRARELLERVGLGDRTDHMPNELSGGQRQRVALARALVNDPAIVLADEPSGNLDTETEADVLDLFAEFHDAGTTMVVVTHERHVAERAERIVHVLDGELERIESLDDGAAMTPEGDATADDDTPPESGQK, encoded by the coding sequence ATGACATCGGGTGCAGGCGGACAGTCGGGACCGGCGGCAGAACCCGCGTCGAATGCGGAGTCGACGGGAACGGGAAGCGCAGTCACCCTCGAGAACGTCCGCAAGACCTACCAGCTCGGCGAGCCGGTCCACGCGCTGGATGGCGTCTCGCTCGAGATACCACGCGGCTCGTACACGGCGATTATGGGGCCGAGTGGGTCGGGAAAGTCGACGCTGATGAACCTCGTGGGCTGTCTGGATACGCCGACGGAGGGCACCGTCGTCGTCGACGGCGCGGACGTAAGCCAGTTGAGCGACCGTGAGCGGACCCGGCTCCGGGGGACGACGGTCGGGTTCGTCTTCCAGACGTTCAATTTGATGCCACGACTGAACGCCCTCGAGAACGTTGCGCTGCCGCAGTTGTTTCAGGGGATTGACCGCGGTGAGCGCCACGACCGAGCACGGGAGCTACTCGAGCGCGTGGGACTGGGCGACCGGACCGATCATATGCCAAACGAGTTGTCCGGCGGCCAGCGCCAGCGAGTGGCGCTCGCTCGCGCACTGGTGAACGATCCCGCAATCGTGTTGGCCGACGAGCCGTCGGGTAATCTCGATACCGAGACCGAAGCGGACGTGCTCGATCTCTTCGCCGAGTTTCATGACGCTGGGACGACGATGGTCGTCGTCACCCACGAGCGCCACGTCGCCGAGCGCGCCGAGCGGATCGTCCACGTCCTCGATGGGGAACTCGAGCGAATCGAGTCGCTCGACGATGGAGCGGCCATGACACCAGAGGGAGACGCAACTGCAGACGATGACACCCCGCCGGAGTCGGGGCAAAAGTAA